Genomic DNA from Actinomycetota bacterium:
TGCTGTGGATCGTCCTGAAAGGGGCGTAAGGCCGATGCTGCCACTCCTGACAACGATCGTGTTCCTGCCGCTCGTGGGCGCGGCTGTGACCGCGCTTCTGCCCAAGAGCAGTCCAGACCTGCCAAAGAAGGTCGCTCTCGGCTTCTCCTTGGCTGACCTGGCACTCGCGATCTGGATGCTCGTACGGTTCGACGTGGCGGGTGGATTCCAGTTCGTCGAGAAGGGGGCATGGGTGCCGCAGGCGGGCATCCAGTACTTCCTTGCCGTCGACGGGATCTCCGTGGTGCTGGTGGCGCTTTCAGCGCTACTCGTTGTACTTTCGATCCTTGCGAGCTGGAAGATCGACGACAAGCCGGCGTTCTACTTCGCGATGATCCAGCTGCTCGCGGTCGGCATGAACGGCGTGTTCTGCGCGCTCGACTTCGTGCTGTTCTACGTGTTCTGGGAACTCGTGCTCGTACCGATGTACTTCCTCATCGCCATGTGGGGCGGTCCGCGCCGCCAGTATGCGGCGATCAAGTTCTTCCTCTACACGCTGTTCGGTTCCGTGTTCATGCTCGTGGGCATTCTCGCGCTCTACCTGCACCCGGCGGGCGGGACGTTCGACATGCTGAGGCTCGCCGAGGCAGGCGCCGCTGGAGCACTTCCGCTCGGGTTCCAGTGGTGGGTATTCGCGGCGTTCTTCCTGGGCTTTGCGGTGAAGGTACCGGTGTGGCCCTTCCACACCTGGCTGCCGGATGCGCACGTCGAGGCCCCGACGGCCGGATCGGTTCTGCTTGCCGGCATACTCCTCAAGATGGGCACATACGGCTTCGTGCGCGTGTCACTGCCCATCCTGCCCGACGCGGCGCATTCCTGGTCTTGGTTCCTCGCGCTGCTTGCGGCGATCTCGATCATCTACGGGGCGGCTGTGGCATTCGCCCAGACGGACCTGAAGAAGCTCGTCGCGTACTCCTCGGTCTCGCACATGGGCTTCGTCATGCTCGGCGTGGCGGCGATGACTCCCGAGGGCATCAACGGCGCGGTCGTGGTCATGGTCGCCCACGGCCTCATCACGGGCATGTTGTTCCTGCTTGTGGGCATGGTCTACGAGCGGACCCACACACGCATGATCGCTGACGTCTCGGGTCTCTCGACGCAGATCCCGGTCGCAGCGGGACTGCTCGCTTTCGCGAGTTTCGCATCGCTCGGTCTGCCGGGGCTCGCCGGATTTCCCGGGGAGTTCCTGACGCTTCTCGGCGCGTGGAAGTCGACCATGGCGCGCGGCTACGTGATCGCCTCGGCGGTCGGGGTTCTGCTCGCTGCGGCCTACATGCTATGGATGGTGCAGCGCGTCGTCCTTGGCGAGCCAAGCAAGGCGGTCGCGGGACTGCAAGATCTCTCAGGGCGCGAGATCGCGATCCTCACACCGCTCGTGGTGCTCATCGTCGGTCTTGGCGTCTACTGGTCGGGACTGCTCCGATTCATCGATCCGGCCGTCAGTGCGCTGCTTGCGGGAGTGGGAGCGTAGATGCAGGGGTACTGGCATCTGGTCCCCGAGGCCCTGGTTCTCTCCGGAGCGCTACTTGCGCTGTTTGGCGAGTTCCTGCCCGGTCGTGACCGTGGCACCGCACTCATCGGCGCCGTTCTCGCGGCCATCGCCGGCGTACTCGTGGTGGTGCAAGGTTCGGGTGACCCCTTCCTCGGAGGGATGCTGCAGCCTGATGCCCAGGCCGCGTTCATCCGTGCGGGTGCTGCTGGCGTGACCGCGCTTTGGCTGCTGTGGCTGTCCGGCCGGGGGATGTCGGGCGAGCGGTCGCGCGACGCTGTGGCGCTCGCGATGTTCTCGGCGTCGGGCGGCATGCTGATGGCGATGTCGGCGGACCTGATCACGCTCTACATGGCGCTGGAGCTCTCGACGATGCCCGCCTACGTCCTCATGGGATACCGCCGGGGCGACGAACGCGGCCTCGAAGGCGCACTCAAGTACTTCCTGCTCTCGCTGCTCACCTCGCTGATCATGCTCTACGGTCTGTCGTTCGTGTACGGCATCTCGGGTACGACCCTCTTCTCCGAGATCTCACTGGCGGGATCCGGAGCGCTCGGCGCGGTCGCCGCGTTACTCGTGCTCGCGGGTCTGTTCGCCAAGATGTCGGCGGCTCCGTTCCACTTCTGGGCACCCGACGCCTACGCGGGCGCTCCCGCCGCAAGCGTCGCCTTCGTCTCGACGGTGCCCAAGATCGCAGGCACCGCAGCGATGGTGCGCCTGATCGCCATGCTCGCTCCCGGTGTCGAGGGGCTCGCCACGGTGATCGCGATCGTGGCGGCCGCATCGATGCTCCTTGGCAATCTGGCGGCACTGCCGCAGGGCGACATGCGTCGTCTGATGGCATACTCCGGCGTCGCGCATTCGGGCTACCTCGTCATGGCGTTCGCCGCAGGGACGCCGCTCGGCTACCACGCGGCGATCTTCTACGCCGTCGCGTATGCGGTTCCCTCGCTTGCGATCATGCTCGTGGTCGCCGAGGAGGGCGACCGGCTCGACGACCTTGGCGGGCTTGCGGCGCGACGCCCGTGGGTGGCCTGGGGCATGGTTGTGTGGCTGCTGTCGCTCATCGGCATCCCGCCGCTGGCCGGCTTCTTCGGCAAGTTGTACCTGTTCTCCGCAGCGATTGACGCGGCCTGGTACTGGCTCGTCGTCGTGGCGCTCATCGCGAGCGTAATCTCGGCTGGCTACTACTTCCGCCTGATTCACGCTATGTTCTCTGGGACACGGGAGAATCCACCAGCCGAGGAGACCGCGCCCACCCCCGCCGCGAGCCTTGCGCTCATGCTGGCCGCAGTGGCGACG
This window encodes:
- a CDS encoding NADH-quinone oxidoreductase subunit N, encoding MQGYWHLVPEALVLSGALLALFGEFLPGRDRGTALIGAVLAAIAGVLVVVQGSGDPFLGGMLQPDAQAAFIRAGAAGVTALWLLWLSGRGMSGERSRDAVALAMFSASGGMLMAMSADLITLYMALELSTMPAYVLMGYRRGDERGLEGALKYFLLSLLTSLIMLYGLSFVYGISGTTLFSEISLAGSGALGAVAALLVLAGLFAKMSAAPFHFWAPDAYAGAPAASVAFVSTVPKIAGTAAMVRLIAMLAPGVEGLATVIAIVAAASMLLGNLAALPQGDMRRLMAYSGVAHSGYLVMAFAAGTPLGYHAAIFYAVAYAVPSLAIMLVVAEEGDRLDDLGGLAARRPWVAWGMVVWLLSLIGIPPLAGFFGKLYLFSAAIDAAWYWLVVVALIASVISAGYYFRLIHAMFSGTRENPPAEETAPTPAASLALMLAAVATVAVGVAAGPLLGFLGL
- a CDS encoding NADH-quinone oxidoreductase subunit M, which produces MLPLLTTIVFLPLVGAAVTALLPKSSPDLPKKVALGFSLADLALAIWMLVRFDVAGGFQFVEKGAWVPQAGIQYFLAVDGISVVLVALSALLVVLSILASWKIDDKPAFYFAMIQLLAVGMNGVFCALDFVLFYVFWELVLVPMYFLIAMWGGPRRQYAAIKFFLYTLFGSVFMLVGILALYLHPAGGTFDMLRLAEAGAAGALPLGFQWWVFAAFFLGFAVKVPVWPFHTWLPDAHVEAPTAGSVLLAGILLKMGTYGFVRVSLPILPDAAHSWSWFLALLAAISIIYGAAVAFAQTDLKKLVAYSSVSHMGFVMLGVAAMTPEGINGAVVVMVAHGLITGMLFLLVGMVYERTHTRMIADVSGLSTQIPVAAGLLAFASFASLGLPGLAGFPGEFLTLLGAWKSTMARGYVIASAVGVLLAAAYMLWMVQRVVLGEPSKAVAGLQDLSGREIAILTPLVVLIVGLGVYWSGLLRFIDPAVSALLAGVGA